Within the Bradyrhizobium cosmicum genome, the region GCCGCCGGCGGAGAAGGGCACGATCATCGTGACCGGCCGGGAGGGGTAGTCGTCCGCGATTGCGGTGCCGCAGGGATAGAGCAGGAAAAACAGGACCAGCGATCGTACAACAAACCTCATCGAACACTCCCTGGCGGCAGTTCTTGTTAGTCGTCGGTAGGCGCCGCCTCCTTGGCCGCCGACGATTTTTCGATCATGTCGAGCGCAGCCACCGCGGCCGCGTTGATGTGATCGACACAGCAACGTTCGGCGAGGTCTGCATCGCCGCTCTGGATCGCGCGCCAGATCGCGGTGACCTCACGCAAGCTCTTGTTGATCCGCTTCGGTTGCGACATCGACGTGATCCGCAACAGTTGAATCCGGTCGTGCAAAGGCCTCAGCATCCGCTCGATGAAGGCATTGCGGCAGCCGCCGATCAGCGCGCCGTAGAAATCGGTCTTGGCTTCGAGACACCCGACCAGGTCCTGCCTGGCCGCGGCAGCCTTCAGCCGGGTCAGGGCTTCCCCGATCCGGCGCGCCACCTCGGGGTCGTGGAGCCTGGCGCATTCGCGGCCGGCGAATCCTTCGAGGACCGCGCGCGCCGCGTAGAGCTGGCGAGCCTCCTCGAGGCTGATCGTGGAGACCACGGGGCCGCGATGCGGCACCATGTTGATCAGTCCGTCTGCCTCGAGGGCACGGAGCGCTTCGCGGATCGAGGGGCGGCTGACGCCCATCATCTCGCAAAGCTCGCGCTCGACCAGGCGCTGGCCCGGTTTCAGCGTTCCGGACATGATCGCCTCGCGCAGCTTTTGCGCGACCATCGCCCGGACGGTCGGGACGTCCTCGATGCGGAGCGTCGACTGCAATTCGCTACGTCTTTCCATGTCCGGATCCTGGTTGGGAAAAGTCAGTACCGGTTTACAGGTAGAATCATCATTTCGGCAATTTGAACGTGGGCGGGCTGGTCGAGGGCGAAGACGATCGACCGGGCAATATCGGCAGGTTCGAGCG harbors:
- a CDS encoding GntR family transcriptional regulator; amino-acid sequence: MERRSELQSTLRIEDVPTVRAMVAQKLREAIMSGTLKPGQRLVERELCEMMGVSRPSIREALRALEADGLINMVPHRGPVVSTISLEEARQLYAARAVLEGFAGRECARLHDPEVARRIGEALTRLKAAAARQDLVGCLEAKTDFYGALIGGCRNAFIERMLRPLHDRIQLLRITSMSQPKRINKSLREVTAIWRAIQSGDADLAERCCVDHINAAAVAALDMIEKSSAAKEAAPTDD